The Halomonas qaidamensis genome includes the window CGCCTAGCGGTAAAACGATGTGTTTGACAACCGCATTGATAATAATAAGGGCGCGACTGTGCTTCCTTAATGTCAAAATGATGGGTCACCTTAGGGGTAAGACCAAACAGATCGCGCATGACAACTTGCCATTCACGTCCATGGGGTTTAAATCGCGCACCATTTGCTAAATGAAAAACCAGCCAATGTGCCATTTCATGAGGAATCACCTCATCAAAAAAGGCTTGCCGATTATTACTCAGCAAAACAAGATTAAAACGTAGTCCTCCACGCCCCAAATGCGCCTGCCCTGCCGAGGCACCTGTTAGGTCGAACCACAGCATTGGTGCAGGCAACGTAGGATAGACTTCTTGACAGCGTTTTAAGGCTTCATCAGCCCTTTCTCGCACAGCGTGCTTGAGCGCCTCTGACGATAGCATCGCGAGTTTTTCAGCAGGCCAAGGGGGCAGTGGTAGCGTCTTCATTAGTGATAAACTAGCTCATAATGATGTCGCCAACGATTGTTGCCGATTAACATCGTTTTCTCAAAGTCGATTTTTATGATGAGGCCCCCTATGGCAGAGCGCAATAATGTGCCCGCAGCAACGTCGCCCACTACTACCCCGCCTCAGCCGCTGCTTGACGATGAGCAGCTTGATAGATTGGACGACTTTCTCGATTCAGAGCAAGTGGGCGAAGATGCATTGGATCTTATCTCTGCCCATGGCTTTTTAGTGGCACTGGCAGTCGCCCCTAGCGAATTACCCTCCCAGCAATGGCTAAATGAGCTATTTCAGGGAGAGCCCAGCTACCGTGACGATGCCGAACGAGACGAGATTACCCAATTACTAACACTGCTGCGTGATAACGCAGTTGCAGTGCTTGAACAAGGTGGCCTACCAGAACTACCCTTCGAGCTAACGCTAGACGGCATTCCCGCAGAGGAAACACCGATCGGAGACTGGTGTGCGGGCTTTATGGAAGGTGTCTTTAGTGATGAAAGCGCTTGGTTTGAGGAAGACGAAGAGGCCGCAGCCACTCTGCTGCTGCCCTTTATGTCGCTCTCAGGGTTATTCGATGATGAGCCCGAAATGGCAGAAATGGCCCAAGATCAAGCCAGCCAGGAAACCTTTGCCGCTCAACTGCCAGAATTAGTACTGGACCTTTATCTACACTACCGCGTGCCTCCTGAAACACCAAAACCCAAGCCACGCAAGAAAACGCCAGCCAAAAATAAAAAGCGTAAATGAGCGGTCTTTATTTAAGGCGGGTGACAATCCCATCTATAACACCATAAACCCACTCTCGGGCCCGCTGCCCCCAGGGCCGTGCGGCCCAGGCAGTGGCATCGACTTCTTGGCTAGCGGCGAAGTTACGCTCAAATAGCGCCTGAACCTCGCAAGCAAAGGCTGAGCTGTCTATTTCTTGGTTAGCTTCAAGGTTCCAATGCAGGTTCCAGTGATCGAAGTTACAGGACCCAATGCTGACCCAATTATCTGCTAGCACACACTTGGCATGAATAAACGTAGGTTGAAACTCAAAAATTCGTACGCCTGCTTTTAACATTACTTGGTAAAAGCGCTGCCCTGCATAACGCACTCCTGGGTGGTCATGCTTACTCCCTGGCAACAACAAACGAACATCAATGCCACGGCGTGCCGCCCGAACAAGGCGTCGGCGTAGCGTGAAGGTCGGGACAAAATAAGGCGTACACAACCAGAGCCGCTGGTTTGCCTTATTTACCTGGGCATAAAGCGAGTGGCGAATTGCTTGATAACGATACCCTTGCGCTGACATCACCCGGCCGCATATACCATCAGCATAATGCTCTGCTGTCCGCTGTTTTGGCAGCGCGCGACACTGCCTATCACCTGCTCGCCGGGTTAGCCGGGAATGCCATAAACGGCGAAAAAGCCTTTCCCAATCGGCCACTACCGGGCCTTCAATACGCAGCGCAATTTCATACCATGCTTCCAAAAACTCATCTACCGCGCCAAACCCGCCAGTAAAAGCAATCTCCCCATCAACGACAACAATTTTGCGGTGGTCACGACTTAAGTTGCGAGCTAACGAGTGAAAACCGATAGGATTGAAGAACCTTAACACGACACCTGCTTGCTCTAGGCGTTTACGGTCATGATGCTCCAACCCCATTGAGCCATAGCCGTCGAGCAATAAATACACCTCCACGCCGCGCTCGGCAGCGTTAATCAGCGCATCACTTACTTGGCTCGCTAGTTTACCTGACTCCATCAAATAGAGTTCTACCAGCACATAGTGCTGCGCCTGGTTAACAGCTTCAAACATAGCAGGCAAAAACCGAGTCGCTTCTGGCAGCAGGGCAATACGGTTGCCTTCTCGCCACACGTGCTGCATAGAGACTCCCTCTCTTGATGAAACGGCTTAGCGGCGAATCAACGAACGATGTACGTACAAATCGTAACGGCTCGTTTTACCTTCTAGCGTATGCTGTGGTGCAGGCCCAGCAATCGGAGGCGCTTTACGAGGTCGTTTAACCACCACGCGATGTGTCGCTACATCCAGCGCGGCTTCTAATAAGCGCGGAGCATCAGCATCATCCCCCGCCAGCTCTCGAAACAAACGCATCTCTTTTTTGACTAATGCCGATTTTTCACGGTGTGGAAACATCGGATCAAGATGAATAACGTCAGGAGCAAAAGCTGCGCTTGCTACAATAGCAGCAAGCTGCTCGGCTGCATCGCCATGGCGAAGCGTCATACGCGATGCAATCTCTGCTGTCGCGTCTGTTTTTGCGGCACGGGCGAGGCCATCTTGAAGCAACGCGGCAATCGCTGCGACGCGCTCAATCAATAACACCTGAGCGCCCAAGCTGGCTAACACAAAGCTATCACGCCCTAACCCCGCAGTGGCATCCACAACACAAGGGGTAATACCTTTAGCCAGCCCACAGGCTTTTGCCACTAGCTGCCCGCGCCCGCCACCAAACTGACGCCGATGAGCCGCTTTACCAGCGGCGAAATCGACGCTTAGGGGATTTCCGTATTGGCGATCATCCCCTGACAGGGCCAACTGGCCATTCACATAGCTAAGCGCTAACCCCGTCGGCAACGCAAGCGAGGAGGGATTCACCACCTGACTCATGTTGACTTTTTCCAGGCAACGTCATTGCGCAAATAAACCGGCTGTACCTCATGGGCCGCTTGGCCCAAACCCGCTTCTAAATCGCGAATGGCCAACCATGCCATCTCTTCCGCCCGAGGTTCAAGATCAGTGAGGTGCTGAGACATCGCCGTTTGCGTGCTTAACGTAAACTCATCCCACAGTGTAAAACCTGACCCCACACCTACCCAGTCGGTTTCGCTGGCAGGTAAGCAAAAATTTGTCGGCGCGATGACAATCTCATCGCTTTTTAAGCTAAGGGTGTCGTTAAGGCAGTGCCAAGTAGCCGCATAAACTTCTCCCATTCGGGCATCTAACGCGGTGACTACATGGCGAAAATGGTAGCGGCGGTGGGCCTGCAGAGCGAGTGCTTCTAAGGTAGAGATACCCAGCAATGGACAATCCAACCCAAACGCCAAGCCTTGCGCTGCACCCGCAGCAATACGCAAGCCAGTAAATGAACCGGGCCCACGCCCAAACGCGACAGCATCTAACTGCTGGGCCGATATATTGGCTTCAGCAAGTATGTCATCCACCATCGGCATCAAACGCCGAGTATGAGCTCGCGGTGTCATCTCAAAACGCGCCAAACAGTCACGCTGATTACCCTGTTGACGCAACAAAGCCGCTGAGCAGGCACTAGAAGATGCATCCAGTGCGAGAAGGTATAACGATGACATCGGTTCTGCACTCCCTAAAATAGTCGGCCATTATACCTTTACACAGCTCCAACGACGATGGCCCGCAGGAAACCTGCGGGCCATCGTACAAATCACTAGCAACCGTTACTTAGCAAAGCGCTTCTTTTACTTGCCGAGTAATGTCAGCCACACTGCCCACACCTTCTACGCGATGATACTGCGGCGCAGCCTCAGGGTCTTCTTTCGCCCATTGCTGGTAATAGTCAACCAGAGGAGCGGTTTGGTCGTGATAAACCGATAAGCGGTTACGCACGGTGGACTCTTGATCGTCTTCACGCTGAATCAGTGCTTCACCTGTGACATCATCCTTACCCATCTCTTTGGGTGGATTGTGGTCGACATGATAAACACGCCCAGACGCTGGATGTACACGGCGACCTGCCAGACGACTAACAATTTCTTCGTCTGGTACGGCAATTTCCAGCACGTGATCCAGCTTAACGCCAGCTTCTTTCATCGCATCAGCCTGCGGAATAGTGCGCGGGAAACCATCGAACAAGAAACCGTTTTCACAGTCAGGCTGGCTGATGCGCTCTTTAACAAGATCGATAATGACATCGTCAGACACCAAACCGCCGCTGTTCATTATCTCTTTTACTTTGAGCCCTAGTTCAGTGCCATCCTTAATGGCTGTGCGCAGCATATCCCCGGTGGAAATTTGCGGGATCTTAAATTGCTCACAGATAAACTGAGCCTGAGTTCCCTTCCCCGCGCCGGGGGCACCCAACAGGATTAAACGCATGGCACTGCTCCTTGAATGTTAGTCGTTAGATATAAGTAATGTTGAACAATGGACTGACAATAACCGTGCCGTTCGGACGACACAACTCCCCAAAAGCCTGATAATGCATTTTTTTAACATTTTCTTAAGCAAAAACAGTGAACTGGCAACTCCTTGTACTTTGGTCACCCCTGCTTCGCTGACCTATCGAACCGTTTTAAACACAAGCGGCGCCCTAGTGGGCGCCGCTTGTGGCTTACTGTGAGACGATTACAGTAGTAACCGGCGAATATCCGTCAGCACATCGGCCAGGAAGGCCGTAAAGCGGGCGGCATCCGCACCGTTAATTGCGCGGTGATCGTAGGAGAGCGACAACGGCATCATCAGACGCGGCTGGAAGGTACTGCCATCCCATACCGGTTTCATCTGCGCTTTCGACACCCCCAAGATCGCCACTTCCGGCGCATTAACGATCGGCGTGAACGCGGTTCCACCAATTGAGCCAAGGCTCGAAATGGTGAAGCAGCCACCGGTCATCTCATCACGCTTAAGCTTCTTGGTTTGCGCTTTCTTACCTAGCTCCGCCATCTCCTTGGCAATCTCAATCAAGGATTTTTTATCGGCATTGCGCACTACCGGCACCATCAGACCATCAGGCGTATCCACGGCAATCCCAATATGCACGTAGTTTTTCCATACCAGCGTTTCGCCGTCGCCTTTGAGGCTAACGTTAAACTGGGGGAACTTACGCAGTGCAAAGGCACAGGCTTTGACCATAAACGGCAACGGTGTCAGCTTGGCACCTTGGGCTTCGGCCTCGGCTTTCATAGCTTTACGGAAGCTTTCAAGCTCGGTAATGTCGGCCTCGTCGAACTGCGTCACGTGAGGTACATTGAGCCAGCTGCGGTGCAGATTGGTCGCGCCCATTTTCAGCAGGCGGCCCATCGGCTTCTCTTCCACTTCGCCAAACTGACTGAAGTCGACTTCTGGGATCGCAGGAATACCCGTACCACCACTCGCTGCAGGAGCAGCAGCCGGTTGCGCTTTACCCTGGCTAGCAATCGCCTGTTTCACGTAAGCATGGACGTCTTCTTTCAGCACGCGCTCTTTCGGGCCACTAGGCTTAACAAGACCAAGGTCAACGCCAAGCTCACGAGCCAGCATGCGCACCGCAGGGCCTGCGTGCACCAGTTTACCATCGCGAGGCTTATGGGCAGCCATCTGCGCTTCTGGGCTAGGCGTTCCTTCTGGTGAAGCTGCTGGCCTAGCACTTGATTGACTGGTACTTGACTGACTGGTGCTTGACTGATTAGCACTAGAGGACTGAGCTTTCTCCGGCGCCGCTTTCTTAGCGGCAGCCTTTTTGGCACCAGCCACTTCCATATAGCCAATCACATCGCCTTCAGAAACGGTGTCACCCTCTTTCACGGTAAGCTCTAAGAGCTTGCCTTTGTAAGGGCTAGGCACGTCCATAGAGGCCTTGTCAGACTCCAGGGTGATCAGCGGGTCTTCTTCGTTGACCTCATCCCCTGCCGCGACACCAATTTCGATAATCGGCACGTCAGAAGAACCTGACAGATCAGGTACGCGAATCTCTTTGCGCTCAGGCTCACCGCTACCGCTATCTTCTTCAACGGCAGACTCTTCTTCCGACGCGCTGCTGGCTTGGCTAGCGGCTTGCGGCGCGTCTTCTTCAGCCGATGCATCACCGCCTTCGTCCGCGATTTCCATCTGGCCGATCACGTCGCCTTCCGAGACGGTATCGCCTTCTTTCACCGTGAGCGCAACGATCTTACCGCCGTGCGGGCTGGGTACATCCATCGAGGCTTTATCCGACTCGAGGGTGATCAGGGTGTCTTCGGCGTTGACGTCATCGCCGGCGCTGACCGCCACTTCGATGATTTCAACGTTGTCTGAACCACCCAGGTCCGGCACTTTAATATCGACCGTTTGTTTACCGCCACCGGCTTTCTTCGCTGCCGGTGCGGGGGCGTCTTCCTGCTTCGGTGCGGGGGCTTCGTCGGAGGAGCTGTCAGCCGCTGCTTCCGGCTTGGCATCGCCACCGCCTTCAACCTCCAGCTCAACGATGTCGTCACCTTCCGAGACGGTATCGCCTTCTTTGACCAGCACTTTGAGCACCTTGCCGCCTTTCGGGGCCGGGACGTCCATGCTGGCTTTGTCAGATTCCAGGGTGATTAGGGTGTCTTCCGCTTCAATGACGTCGCCTTCTGACACCGCAATCTCGATGATTTCGACATCGGTGTCGCCACCGATATCGGGAACTTTGATGATTTCGCTACTCAAGGTCGCGCTCCTTCCAAATCGGATCGAGCCGGCGGGCATCTGCCCGCCGGGCAGCGGTTTAGCTGGTCAGCGGGTTCGGCTTGTTGGCATCAATACCATATTTCTTCAGCGCTTCGCCGACATGCTTACGATCAAGCTCACCGCGGTCTGCCAGCGCACGTAGCGACGCGACGGTGACGAAGTAGCGGTCTACTTCAAAGAAGTAGCGCAGCTTCTCGCGGGTGTCGGAACGGCCGAAGCCGTCTGTACCCAGCACGGTGTACTCGCTCGGCACCCAGGCACGCACCTGGTCAGCGTAGAGCTTCATGTAGTCGGTGGAGGCAATCACCGGACCGTCACGACCTTCCAGGCACTTCGTGACGTGGGGCTTGGTGGCCTCAACGTCCGGGTTTAAGAAGGCTTCACGCTCCAGCAGTAGTGCTTCGCGGCGCAGTTCGTTAAAACTGGTGACGCTCCAGATATCTGCGCCAATGCCCCAATCGTTGGCCAGCAGTTCTGCGGCGGCTTCGACTTCGCGCAGGATGGTGCCGGAGCCCATCAGCTGTACGCGGCCTTTATCGCCCTGCGTTTCGTTGAGCAGGTACATGCCTTTGACGATATCGTCGGTGGGCACGTTGTCGATGACCGGATGCTCGTAGTTTTCGTTCATCACCGTCAGGTAGTAGAAGCAGTTCTCTTTGTCGGTGAACATGCGCTTCAGACCATCCTGGAGGATGACCGCCACTTCGTGGGCATAGGTGGGGTCATAGCTGCGGCAGTTGGGGATGGTAGAGGCTTGAATCAAGCTGTGGCCATCCTGGTGCTGCAGACCTTCGCCGTTGAGCGTGGTACGCCCGGCGGTGCCGCCGACCATAAAGCCGCGGGCTTGCAGGTCACCGGCGGCCCAGGCCAAATCACCAATCCGCTGGAAGCCGAACATCGAGTAGTAGATGTAGAACGGCAGCAGGGTGACGTTGTTGTTGCTGTAGGACGTCGCGGCGGCAATCCACGCGGACATCGCGCCGGCCTCACTAATCCCCTCTTCGAGGACCTGACCTTTCTGGTCCTCGCGGTAGTACATGATCTGGCCTTTATCGACCGGCTCGTACTTCTGCCCTTCGGAGGTGTAAATGCCCAACTGGCGGAACATGCCTTCCATGCCGAAGGTACGTGCTTCGTCTGGAATAATCGGCACCACGTGCTTGCCAAGCTTCTTATCCTTCACCAGGCCGTTGAGCACGCGCACAAACGCCATGGTGGTCGAGACTTCGCGCCCTTTGGAACCGCCCATTTGCGAGGCAAAGGTTTTGTCTTCCAGGCTGGGGATTTCCAGCGCCTCAAAGTCACTGCGGCGGCTGGGCAGGTAGCCGTTGAGGCGTTCGCGCTGCAGGTGCATGTACTTAAGCTCGGGGGAGTCTTCTTCCGGCTTGTAGTAGGGCACGTCTTTGAGCTGCTCGTCGCTGATCGGAATACCAAAGCGATCGCGGAATTTACGCAGCGCTTCGTACTCCATGCTCTTGACCTGGTGGGCTTCGTTGGCGGCTTCGCCATCGCCGCTGCCCATGCCGTAGCCTTTGACGGTGTGCGCCAGAATGACTGTGGGCTTGCCGTTAGTCTGGTTGACCGCTTCATGGTAGGCCGCATAGACCTTGAACGGATCGTGACCACCGCGGTTGAGCTTCCAGATGTCTTCGTCAGACAGGTCGTTGACCATCGCTTCGGTTTCAGGGTACTTACCAAAGAAGTGCTCACGGGTGTAGGAACCGCCGTTAGCCTTGTAGTTCTGGTACTCACCGTCGACCGCTTCATCCATGCGTTTTTGCAGGATGCCTTTCTTGTCCTTCTCGAACAGCGGGTCCCAGTGACGTCCCCAGACGACCTTGATGACGTTCCAACCGGCACCACGGAACACGCCTTCGAACTCGTCCATCACGCGGGAGTTACCGCGCACCGGACCGTCCAAGCGCTGCAGGTTGCAGTTGATGACGAAGATCAGGTTATCGAGGTTCTCACGTCCCGCCAGGGAAATCGCGCCCAGTGACTCCGGCTCATCACACTCGCCGTCGCCCATAAAGCACCAGATCTTGCGGTCGTACATATCTTTCAGCTCACGGTGATGCAGGTACTTCATCACGTGGGCTTGATAGATGGCCTGAATCGGGCCGAGCCCCATAGACACCGTGGGGAACTGCCAGTAGTCCGGCATCAGCCACGGGTGCGGGTAGGAAGAGAGGCCATCGCCGTCGACTTCGCGACGGAATTTGTCCATCTGCTCTTCTGACAACCGGCCTTCCAAGTAAGAACGCGCGTAAATACCCGGGGCGACGTGGCCCTGGATGTAAATCAGGTCGCCTTCAAAATCGCCCTTGGGCGCGCGGAAGAAGTGGTTAAAGCCGACGTCGTAGAGCGTGGCCGACGACATAAAGCTGGCGATATGGCCGCCCAACCCGGGGTTGGCGCGGTTATT containing:
- a CDS encoding SprT family zinc-dependent metalloprotease, whose protein sequence is MKTLPLPPWPAEKLAMLSSEALKHAVRERADEALKRCQEVYPTLPAPMLWFDLTGASAGQAHLGRGGLRFNLVLLSNNRQAFFDEVIPHEMAHWLVFHLANGARFKPHGREWQVVMRDLFGLTPKVTHHFDIKEAQSRPYYYQCGCQTHRFTARRHALVAKGSCYRCRHCDQTLVYSSFEKA
- a CDS encoding YecA/YgfB family protein, with product MAERNNVPAATSPTTTPPQPLLDDEQLDRLDDFLDSEQVGEDALDLISAHGFLVALAVAPSELPSQQWLNELFQGEPSYRDDAERDEITQLLTLLRDNAVAVLEQGGLPELPFELTLDGIPAEETPIGDWCAGFMEGVFSDESAWFEEDEEAAATLLLPFMSLSGLFDDEPEMAEMAQDQASQETFAAQLPELVLDLYLHYRVPPETPKPKPRKKTPAKNKKRK
- a CDS encoding phospholipase D-like domain-containing protein, whose amino-acid sequence is MQHVWREGNRIALLPEATRFLPAMFEAVNQAQHYVLVELYLMESGKLASQVSDALINAAERGVEVYLLLDGYGSMGLEHHDRKRLEQAGVVLRFFNPIGFHSLARNLSRDHRKIVVVDGEIAFTGGFGAVDEFLEAWYEIALRIEGPVVADWERLFRRLWHSRLTRRAGDRQCRALPKQRTAEHYADGICGRVMSAQGYRYQAIRHSLYAQVNKANQRLWLCTPYFVPTFTLRRRLVRAARRGIDVRLLLPGSKHDHPGVRYAGQRFYQVMLKAGVRIFEFQPTFIHAKCVLADNWVSIGSCNFDHWNLHWNLEANQEIDSSAFACEVQALFERNFAASQEVDATAWAARPWGQRAREWVYGVIDGIVTRLK
- a CDS encoding class I SAM-dependent methyltransferase, which gives rise to MSQVVNPSSLALPTGLALSYVNGQLALSGDDRQYGNPLSVDFAAGKAAHRRQFGGGRGQLVAKACGLAKGITPCVVDATAGLGRDSFVLASLGAQVLLIERVAAIAALLQDGLARAAKTDATAEIASRMTLRHGDAAEQLAAIVASAAFAPDVIHLDPMFPHREKSALVKKEMRLFRELAGDDADAPRLLEAALDVATHRVVVKRPRKAPPIAGPAPQHTLEGKTSRYDLYVHRSLIRR
- the tsaB gene encoding tRNA (adenosine(37)-N6)-threonylcarbamoyltransferase complex dimerization subunit type 1 TsaB; this translates as MSSLYLLALDASSSACSAALLRQQGNQRDCLARFEMTPRAHTRRLMPMVDDILAEANISAQQLDAVAFGRGPGSFTGLRIAAGAAQGLAFGLDCPLLGISTLEALALQAHRRYHFRHVVTALDARMGEVYAATWHCLNDTLSLKSDEIVIAPTNFCLPASETDWVGVGSGFTLWDEFTLSTQTAMSQHLTDLEPRAEEMAWLAIRDLEAGLGQAAHEVQPVYLRNDVAWKKST
- the adk gene encoding adenylate kinase; the protein is MRLILLGAPGAGKGTQAQFICEQFKIPQISTGDMLRTAIKDGTELGLKVKEIMNSGGLVSDDVIIDLVKERISQPDCENGFLFDGFPRTIPQADAMKEAGVKLDHVLEIAVPDEEIVSRLAGRRVHPASGRVYHVDHNPPKEMGKDDVTGEALIQREDDQESTVRNRLSVYHDQTAPLVDYYQQWAKEDPEAAPQYHRVEGVGSVADITRQVKEALC
- the aceF gene encoding pyruvate dehydrogenase complex dihydrolipoyllysine-residue acetyltransferase, coding for MSSEIIKVPDIGGDTDVEIIEIAVSEGDVIEAEDTLITLESDKASMDVPAPKGGKVLKVLVKEGDTVSEGDDIVELEVEGGGDAKPEAAADSSSDEAPAPKQEDAPAPAAKKAGGGKQTVDIKVPDLGGSDNVEIIEVAVSAGDDVNAEDTLITLESDKASMDVPSPHGGKIVALTVKEGDTVSEGDVIGQMEIADEGGDASAEEDAPQAASQASSASEEESAVEEDSGSGEPERKEIRVPDLSGSSDVPIIEIGVAAGDEVNEEDPLITLESDKASMDVPSPYKGKLLELTVKEGDTVSEGDVIGYMEVAGAKKAAAKKAAPEKAQSSSANQSSTSQSSTSQSSARPAASPEGTPSPEAQMAAHKPRDGKLVHAGPAVRMLARELGVDLGLVKPSGPKERVLKEDVHAYVKQAIASQGKAQPAAAPAASGGTGIPAIPEVDFSQFGEVEEKPMGRLLKMGATNLHRSWLNVPHVTQFDEADITELESFRKAMKAEAEAQGAKLTPLPFMVKACAFALRKFPQFNVSLKGDGETLVWKNYVHIGIAVDTPDGLMVPVVRNADKKSLIEIAKEMAELGKKAQTKKLKRDEMTGGCFTISSLGSIGGTAFTPIVNAPEVAILGVSKAQMKPVWDGSTFQPRLMMPLSLSYDHRAINGADAARFTAFLADVLTDIRRLLL
- the aceE gene encoding pyruvate dehydrogenase (acetyl-transferring), homodimeric type; this encodes MSLETREDLDPLETTEWLDSLESVLDREGEDRARYLMTRLADRLRRDGMKVPFSVTTPHRNTIPVHREAPMPGDLFMERRIRSLIRYNAIAQVIRNNRANPGLGGHIASFMSSATLYDVGFNHFFRAPKGDFEGDLIYIQGHVAPGIYARSYLEGRLSEEQMDKFRREVDGDGLSSYPHPWLMPDYWQFPTVSMGLGPIQAIYQAHVMKYLHHRELKDMYDRKIWCFMGDGECDEPESLGAISLAGRENLDNLIFVINCNLQRLDGPVRGNSRVMDEFEGVFRGAGWNVIKVVWGRHWDPLFEKDKKGILQKRMDEAVDGEYQNYKANGGSYTREHFFGKYPETEAMVNDLSDEDIWKLNRGGHDPFKVYAAYHEAVNQTNGKPTVILAHTVKGYGMGSGDGEAANEAHQVKSMEYEALRKFRDRFGIPISDEQLKDVPYYKPEEDSPELKYMHLQRERLNGYLPSRRSDFEALEIPSLEDKTFASQMGGSKGREVSTTMAFVRVLNGLVKDKKLGKHVVPIIPDEARTFGMEGMFRQLGIYTSEGQKYEPVDKGQIMYYREDQKGQVLEEGISEAGAMSAWIAAATSYSNNNVTLLPFYIYYSMFGFQRIGDLAWAAGDLQARGFMVGGTAGRTTLNGEGLQHQDGHSLIQASTIPNCRSYDPTYAHEVAVILQDGLKRMFTDKENCFYYLTVMNENYEHPVIDNVPTDDIVKGMYLLNETQGDKGRVQLMGSGTILREVEAAAELLANDWGIGADIWSVTSFNELRREALLLEREAFLNPDVEATKPHVTKCLEGRDGPVIASTDYMKLYADQVRAWVPSEYTVLGTDGFGRSDTREKLRYFFEVDRYFVTVASLRALADRGELDRKHVGEALKKYGIDANKPNPLTS